Proteins encoded in a region of the Panicum hallii strain FIL2 chromosome 3, PHallii_v3.1, whole genome shotgun sequence genome:
- the LOC112886942 gene encoding ribulose bisphosphate carboxylase small chain A, chloroplastic-like codes for MAPTVMASSATSVAPFQGLKSTAGVLPVSRRSSRSGFGKYVSNGGRIRCMQVWPTENNKKFETLSYLPPLSTEDLLKQIDYLIRNNWVPCLEFSKVGFVFRENATSPGYYDGRYWTMWKLPMFGCTDATQVYAELEEAKKAYADHYIRILGFDNVRQVQCVMFLAYKPPSSE; via the exons ATGGCTCCCACTGTTATGGCCTCCTCGGCCACCTCCGTGGCTCCTTTCCAGGGCCTCAAGTCCACCGCTGGAGTACTCCCCGTGAGCCGCCGCTCCAGCAGGTCCGGATTCGGCAAGTACGTCAGCAACGGCGGAAGGATCAGGTGCATGCAG GTGTGGCCGACTGAGAACAACAAGAAGTTCGAGACCCTGTCGTACCTGCCGCCTCTCTCCACGGAGGACCTCTTGAAGCAGATCGACTACCTGATCCGGAACAACTGGGTCCCCTGCCTCGAGTTCAGCAAGGTCGGCTTCGTCTTCCGTGAGAACGCCACTTCTCCCGGGTACTACGATGGCCGCTACTGGACCATGTGGAAGCTGCCCATGTTCGGCTGCACCGACGCCACCCAGGTGTACGCCGAGCTTGAGGAGGCCAAGAAGGCCTATGCCGACCACTACATCCGCATCCTCGGATTCGACAACGTCAGGCAGGTGCAGTGCGTCATGTTCCTCGCCTACAAGCCCCCAAGCAGCGAGTAG